A single region of the Ficedula albicollis isolate OC2 chromosome 11, FicAlb1.5, whole genome shotgun sequence genome encodes:
- the LOC101822066 gene encoding cytochrome c oxidase subunit 4 isoform 1, mitochondrial, which yields MLASRVFSLVGRRSISTSLCLRAHGHAGVVKAEDYTLPAYVDRRDVPLPEVAFVRELSAQQKALKEKEKASWSALSVDEKVELYRMKFNETYAEMNKGTNEWKTILGGVLFFLGFTGLILIWQKHFMYGPIPHTFSDEWLAAQTKRMLDMRVNPVEGISAQWDFDNNEWKK from the exons ATGTTGGCTTCCAGAGTGTTCAGCCTGGTCGGGAGGAGATCCATCTccacctccctgtgcctcagGGCACATGGACACG ctgGCGTGGTCAAGGCTGAGGATTACACCCTGCCAGCCTACGTGGACCGGCGGGACGTGCCCCTGCCCGAGGTGGCCTTCGTCAGGGAGCTCTCAGCGCAGCAGAAGGCGCtcaaggagaaggagaaggcgTCCTGGAGCGCCCTGTCCGTGGATGAGAAAGTGGAAT tgTATCGGATGAAATTCAATGAGACCTACGCAGAGATGAACAAAGGGACAAACGAGTGGAAAACCATTCTGGGGGGAGTTTTGTTCTTCCTTGGTTTCACTGGGCTCATCCTTATCTGGCAGAAGCACTTCA tgTACGGCCCCATCCCACACACCTTCTCTGATGAGTGGCTGGCAGCTCAGACCAAGAGGATGTTGGACATGAGGGTTAACCCTGTGGAGGGCATCTCAGCCCAGTGGGATTTTGACAATAACGaatggaagaaataa